One Micromonospora sp. WMMD1120 genomic region harbors:
- a CDS encoding ATP-dependent Clp protease ATP-binding subunit: MMGPGDIGSDPWDEFLARYFGRGEGGRRPPHRVDITRLMTADAREMLADAARRAAQRQSSDLDTDHLLWAALQREPLRDLVRRAGADPDTLLNALGGRGDGAPRGEVPPNLSLTPAAKRALLDAHQLSRAMGANYIGPEHILMALPLNPESPAGRMLAAGRIQPESLQAANAERGPMNGPKPDRGTPTLDQYGQDLTDLARNDQIDPVIGRADEIEQAVEILSRRTKNNPVLIGEAGVGKTAIVEGLAERICDGDVPQTLLGKRVVQLDLAGLVAGTRYRGDFEERLKKVIDEIRAHRDELIIFLDEIHTLVGAGGAGSEGGMDASNMLKPALARGELRVIGATTLDEYRKSIEKDAALARRFQPVLVPEPSIDDTIAILRGLRDRYEAHHQVRFTDEALVTAAELSDRYVTDRFLPDKAIDLIDQAGARVRLRTRTPASDVRELEQELDDVRRDKEQAVTDEQYERASALRDRIAELEADIRRANGEDGMSASQVPEVGPQEIAEVVSRATGIPVSQLTEEERDRLLRLEGHLHQKVVGQDDAVTAVAEAVRRSRAGLADPDRPMGSFLFLGPTGVGKTELARALAEALFGEADRMVRVDMSEFQERHTVSRLVGAPPGYVGYEEAGQLTEAVRRRPYAVVLLDEIEKAHPDVFNILLQVLDDGRLTDSQGRTVNFKNTVLIMTSNLGSELITGTQRAVGFGTGEPGSEQENDELRERLMRRLQENFRPEFLNRIDEVIIFRRLEAEQLRDITALLLEETRRRMHAQDLQVEFTTAGIDWLAEHGYQPEFGARPLRRVIQREVDNHLSRMLLESAISPGQKVTVDVRDGALTFDVTAGERGYSAATTTHPR; this comes from the coding sequence ATGATGGGACCCGGTGACATCGGCTCCGACCCGTGGGACGAATTCCTGGCCCGGTACTTCGGCCGGGGCGAGGGAGGGCGCCGACCACCGCACCGGGTCGACATCACCCGACTGATGACCGCCGACGCCCGGGAGATGCTGGCCGACGCGGCCCGGCGCGCCGCGCAGCGGCAGAGCAGCGACCTGGACACCGACCACCTGCTCTGGGCGGCGCTGCAACGTGAACCGCTGCGGGACCTGGTCCGCCGGGCGGGCGCCGACCCGGACACCCTGCTCAACGCGCTCGGAGGCAGGGGCGACGGCGCGCCGCGCGGGGAGGTGCCGCCCAACCTGTCGCTCACCCCCGCCGCCAAGCGGGCGCTGCTCGACGCGCACCAACTGTCCCGGGCGATGGGGGCCAACTACATCGGCCCCGAGCACATCCTGATGGCGTTGCCGCTCAACCCGGAGTCGCCGGCCGGGCGGATGCTCGCCGCCGGTCGCATCCAGCCCGAGTCGTTGCAGGCCGCCAACGCCGAGCGCGGGCCGATGAACGGACCGAAGCCGGACCGGGGCACCCCCACCCTGGACCAGTACGGTCAGGACCTCACCGACCTGGCCCGCAACGACCAGATCGACCCGGTGATCGGACGCGCCGACGAGATCGAGCAGGCCGTCGAGATCCTGTCCCGGCGGACCAAGAACAACCCGGTGCTGATTGGCGAGGCCGGTGTCGGCAAGACCGCCATCGTCGAAGGGCTGGCCGAGCGGATCTGCGACGGTGACGTGCCGCAGACCCTGCTCGGCAAGCGGGTCGTGCAGCTCGACCTGGCCGGCCTGGTCGCCGGCACCCGCTACCGGGGTGACTTCGAGGAGCGGTTGAAGAAGGTGATCGACGAGATCCGGGCGCACCGGGACGAGCTGATCATCTTCCTGGACGAGATCCACACCCTGGTCGGCGCCGGTGGCGCCGGCAGCGAGGGCGGGATGGACGCGTCCAACATGCTCAAGCCCGCCCTGGCCCGGGGCGAGCTGCGGGTGATCGGCGCGACGACGCTCGACGAGTACCGCAAGAGCATCGAGAAGGACGCCGCGCTCGCCCGGCGCTTCCAACCGGTGCTGGTGCCCGAGCCGAGCATCGACGACACCATCGCCATCCTGCGCGGCCTGCGCGACCGGTACGAGGCGCACCACCAGGTGCGTTTCACCGACGAGGCGCTGGTCACCGCCGCCGAGCTGTCCGACCGGTACGTCACCGACCGGTTCCTGCCGGACAAGGCCATCGACCTGATCGACCAGGCCGGCGCCCGGGTGCGGCTGCGCACCCGTACGCCCGCCTCGGACGTGCGGGAGTTGGAGCAGGAACTCGACGACGTACGCCGGGACAAGGAGCAGGCGGTCACCGACGAGCAGTACGAGCGGGCGTCCGCGCTGCGCGACCGGATCGCCGAGCTGGAGGCCGACATCCGGCGCGCCAACGGCGAGGACGGTATGTCCGCCTCGCAGGTGCCCGAGGTGGGCCCACAGGAGATCGCCGAGGTCGTCTCCCGGGCCACCGGCATCCCGGTCAGCCAGCTCACCGAGGAGGAGCGCGACCGGCTGCTGCGCCTGGAGGGGCACCTGCACCAGAAGGTGGTCGGTCAGGACGACGCGGTCACCGCCGTCGCCGAGGCCGTCCGCCGCTCCCGCGCCGGGCTCGCCGACCCGGATCGGCCGATGGGCAGTTTCCTGTTCCTCGGCCCGACCGGCGTCGGCAAGACCGAGCTGGCGCGCGCCCTGGCCGAGGCGCTGTTCGGCGAGGCCGACCGGATGGTCCGGGTGGACATGAGCGAGTTCCAGGAGCGACACACGGTGAGCCGGCTCGTCGGCGCGCCTCCCGGGTACGTCGGCTACGAGGAGGCCGGCCAGCTCACCGAGGCGGTACGCCGCCGCCCGTACGCGGTGGTGCTGCTCGACGAGATCGAGAAGGCCCACCCGGACGTGTTCAACATCCTGCTGCAGGTCCTCGACGACGGGCGGCTGACCGACAGCCAGGGGCGGACGGTGAACTTCAAGAACACCGTCCTGATCATGACGAGCAACCTCGGCTCCGAGCTGATCACCGGGACCCAGCGGGCGGTCGGGTTCGGCACCGGCGAGCCGGGCAGCGAGCAGGAGAACGACGAGCTGCGCGAACGGCTGATGCGTCGCCTCCAGGAGAACTTCCGACCGGAGTTCCTCAACCGCATCGACGAGGTCATCATCTTCCGCCGGCTGGAGGCCGAGCAACTGCGCGACATCACCGCGCTGCTGCTGGAGGAGACCCGCCGCCGGATGCACGCCCAGGACCTCCAGGTGGAGTTCACCACCGCCGGCATCGACTGGCTCGCCGAGCACGGCTACCAACCCGAGTTCGGCGCCCGCCCGCTGCGCCGGGTGATCCAGCGGGAGGTGGACAACCACCTGTCCCGGATGCTGCTGGAGTCGGCGATCTCACCCGGGCAGAAGGTCACGGTGGACGTCCGTGACGGCGCCCTCACGTTCGACGTCACGGCGGGCGAGCGGGGCTACAGCGCCGCCACGACAACCCACCCGCGATGA
- a CDS encoding YbaB/EbfC family nucleoid-associated protein has product MTDPTSAFDALAGRIAHIERRFAGLRDELAELSGTATDESGLVSATVDATGALTGLSLAPAALRVGTEGVAELVLDAYRRARDVAGAHVDEHTEGLDVALGAGLGDLFGTPGDFSALGRLEETVARLGRLDDRLPGAPA; this is encoded by the coding sequence ATGACGGACCCGACGTCGGCGTTCGACGCGCTCGCCGGGCGGATCGCCCACATCGAGCGCCGGTTCGCGGGCCTCCGCGACGAGCTGGCCGAGCTGTCCGGCACCGCCACCGACGAGAGCGGACTGGTCTCGGCGACCGTCGACGCCACCGGCGCGCTGACCGGCCTCAGCCTCGCGCCCGCCGCCCTGCGTGTCGGCACGGAAGGTGTGGCCGAGCTGGTGCTCGACGCGTACCGGCGGGCTCGTGACGTCGCCGGCGCGCACGTCGACGAACACACCGAGGGATTGGACGTCGCGCTCGGAGCAGGGCTCGGCGACCTGTTCGGCACACCGGGAGATTTCTCGGCGCTGGGCCGGCTGGAGGAGACCGTTGCCCGGCTCGGACGGCTGGACGACCGCCTGCCGGGCGCACCGGCGTGA
- a CDS encoding FtsK/SpoIIIE domain-containing protein: MADRRGQLATRVRDTLAEALGATRTRLSAAQADLTAGRDRLARVSRAAAAVPERVGAQRDRRIAEIDARYSTRIAELARRAADAAGREAPGCAGADWPGWTPTPARRAEAPGALRVGTVHLDGVDPVPALVPLLDAGHVHLSGDDRAGCDAVVSALLLRAVGRADPGAVRLIGYDPDQLGGGLAGFAPLGTAGLLTFVGPGGLGPLLDDLVEQIRRINETVLAGEYASLRELAGATGRRPEPWRVAVLLGGEELNRHERGQLDRVVRTGAACGVHLVVHGVPVPDDPTVTRVVAGASGARIGGSAGLPVRLDPPPPATLVTETCRDVAARVNAGPPPTPFTDLLPPPDLMWRESSADGLTAPIGEGPHGRPVRLTLGDYPPHALIGGPSGTGKTNLIFAWIGALASRYSPSELEFYLLDFKEGVSFARFAQGRRDPSWLPHMRLVGINVNTDREFGLALLRFLAEELRRRADAAKKHEVTKLAELRAVDPTGHWPRIVAVVDEFQMLLAGRDVVARESADLLEDLARRGRSQGIHLVLASQDVRGIEALWGRPALVAQFTLRIALPKALRILAERNDAAQSLPRWHAVVNAESGMVEGNEVARIPSASDWETWSGLQHRLWRMRPPDAAPARLFDGDAIPRLAEAPDFRALAAPPDGGVPRNPVALLGEIIDVQSRSAALRLPRAPGRNLAVLGTRVDEACAVLDAAARSLARQHPPGTARFSIACLDPDADPIARALYEDLADDAAWYDEETVGELMAETADGLGGPSTPHYLLLFAVDAAAGALAARAGRRTGLEQLRRILHDGPERRTHVLAWWRGVARMRADLGGPAARTDQIGAWVALDTHGGELGASLYPGTGGPDWYPRPWRGLFFDRAVHRTGQVIIPYGPSR, from the coding sequence ATGGCTGACCGGCGTGGTCAGCTCGCCACCCGGGTCCGGGACACCCTCGCCGAGGCGTTGGGCGCCACCCGTACCCGCCTGTCCGCCGCCCAGGCCGACCTGACCGCCGGGCGGGACCGGCTCGCCCGGGTGTCGAGGGCGGCCGCCGCCGTACCGGAGCGGGTGGGCGCCCAGCGCGACCGCCGAATCGCCGAGATCGACGCCCGCTACTCCACCCGCATCGCCGAGCTGGCCCGGCGCGCGGCCGACGCGGCCGGTCGGGAGGCGCCGGGCTGCGCGGGCGCCGACTGGCCGGGGTGGACGCCGACGCCCGCCCGGCGGGCGGAGGCGCCCGGCGCGCTGCGGGTCGGCACGGTCCACCTCGACGGCGTCGATCCGGTCCCCGCGCTGGTGCCGCTGCTCGACGCCGGGCACGTCCACCTCTCCGGAGACGACCGCGCGGGCTGCGACGCGGTGGTGTCCGCGCTGCTGCTGCGGGCCGTCGGCCGCGCCGACCCCGGGGCGGTACGCCTGATCGGGTACGACCCGGACCAGCTCGGCGGCGGCCTCGCCGGGTTCGCCCCACTGGGCACGGCCGGGCTGTTGACCTTCGTCGGGCCGGGAGGGCTGGGCCCGCTGCTCGACGACCTGGTGGAGCAGATCCGCCGGATCAACGAGACGGTGCTCGCCGGTGAGTACGCGTCACTGCGCGAGCTGGCGGGCGCGACCGGCCGACGCCCGGAGCCGTGGCGGGTGGCGGTGCTGCTCGGCGGCGAGGAGCTGAACCGGCACGAGCGGGGGCAACTCGACCGGGTGGTGCGCACCGGCGCGGCCTGCGGCGTACACCTGGTGGTGCACGGTGTGCCGGTGCCGGACGACCCGACGGTGACCCGGGTGGTGGCCGGGGCGTCCGGCGCGCGGATCGGCGGGTCGGCCGGGCTGCCGGTCCGGCTGGACCCGCCGCCACCGGCGACGCTCGTCACCGAGACCTGCCGGGACGTCGCGGCCCGGGTGAACGCGGGCCCGCCGCCGACCCCGTTCACCGACCTGCTGCCGCCGCCGGACCTGATGTGGCGGGAGAGCTCCGCCGACGGGCTGACCGCCCCGATCGGCGAGGGGCCGCACGGCCGGCCGGTACGGCTGACGCTCGGCGACTACCCCCCGCACGCGCTGATCGGCGGGCCGTCCGGCACCGGCAAGACCAACCTGATCTTCGCGTGGATCGGCGCGCTGGCCTCCCGCTACTCCCCCTCGGAGCTGGAGTTCTACCTGCTCGACTTCAAGGAGGGGGTGTCCTTCGCCCGGTTCGCGCAGGGCCGGCGGGACCCGAGCTGGCTGCCGCACATGCGCCTGGTCGGCATCAACGTCAACACCGACCGGGAGTTCGGGCTGGCGTTGCTGCGCTTCCTCGCCGAGGAGCTGCGCCGACGCGCGGACGCCGCCAAGAAGCACGAGGTGACCAAGCTGGCCGAGCTGCGGGCCGTCGACCCGACCGGGCACTGGCCCCGCATCGTCGCCGTCGTCGACGAGTTCCAGATGCTGCTGGCCGGCCGGGACGTCGTCGCCCGCGAGTCGGCCGACCTGCTGGAGGACCTGGCCCGGCGCGGCCGGTCCCAGGGCATCCACCTGGTGCTCGCCTCGCAGGACGTACGGGGCATCGAGGCGCTGTGGGGTCGCCCGGCGCTGGTCGCCCAGTTCACCCTGCGCATCGCGCTGCCCAAGGCGCTGCGCATCCTGGCCGAGCGCAACGACGCGGCGCAGTCGCTGCCGCGCTGGCACGCGGTGGTCAACGCCGAGTCGGGCATGGTCGAGGGCAACGAGGTCGCCCGCATCCCGTCCGCCAGCGACTGGGAGACGTGGAGCGGGTTGCAGCACCGGCTGTGGCGGATGCGCCCGCCGGACGCGGCCCCGGCCCGGCTGTTCGACGGCGACGCCATCCCCCGGCTGGCCGAGGCCCCGGACTTCCGGGCGCTCGCCGCGCCGCCCGACGGCGGGGTGCCGCGTAACCCGGTGGCGCTGCTCGGCGAGATCATCGACGTGCAGTCCCGCTCGGCGGCGCTGCGCCTGCCCCGGGCCCCGGGGCGCAACCTCGCGGTGCTGGGCACCCGGGTGGACGAGGCGTGCGCGGTGCTGGACGCGGCGGCCCGGTCGCTGGCCCGCCAGCACCCGCCGGGCACCGCCCGGTTCTCCATCGCCTGCCTCGACCCGGACGCGGACCCGATCGCCCGCGCCCTCTACGAGGACCTGGCCGACGACGCCGCCTGGTACGACGAGGAGACGGTGGGCGAGCTGATGGCCGAGACAGCGGACGGGCTGGGCGGCCCGAGCACCCCGCACTACCTGCTGCTGTTCGCCGTCGACGCGGCGGCCGGGGCGCTGGCCGCCCGCGCCGGCCGGCGGACCGGGCTGGAGCAGCTGCGCCGCATCCTGCACGACGGGCCGGAGCGACGCACGCACGTGCTGGCCTGGTGGCGGGGCGTCGCCCGGATGCGCGCCGACCTGGGTGGGCCGGCCGCCCGCACCGACCAGATCGGCGCGTGGGTGGCCCTGGACACGCACGGCGGCGAGTTGGGCGCGTCGCTCTACCCCGGCACCGGGGGCCCGGACTGGTACCCCCGCCCCTGGCGGGGGCTCTTCTTCGACCGGGCGGTGCACCGCACCGGACAGGTGATCATCCCTTATGGACCGTCGCGATGA
- a CDS encoding DUF3140 domain-containing protein, whose amino-acid sequence MVRDTRLDPEVEVLWEDFHAEVNVPSEQLRTWLLTRGSGEDSFSPNPDLDLPQPGREILKVLKKRKVDLTPEDIEVMREAVERIRELMDAKPRRGNADDEWRHSLLDLGHDPLVER is encoded by the coding sequence ATGGTACGCGACACGCGGCTCGACCCCGAGGTGGAGGTGCTCTGGGAGGACTTCCACGCCGAGGTCAACGTCCCGTCGGAGCAGCTGCGCACCTGGCTGCTCACCCGGGGGTCGGGGGAGGACTCGTTCAGTCCGAACCCGGACCTGGACCTGCCCCAACCGGGCCGGGAGATCCTCAAGGTGCTGAAGAAGCGCAAGGTCGACCTCACCCCGGAGGACATCGAGGTGATGCGGGAGGCGGTCGAGCGGATCCGCGAGCTGATGGACGCCAAGCCGCGGCGCGGCAACGCCGACGACGAGTGGCGGCACTCGCTGCTCGACCTCGGACACGATCCGCTCGTGGAACGCTGA
- a CDS encoding M20/M25/M40 family metallo-hydrolase, translating into MTSDAASARPDPTAEVVDLCRDLLRIDTTNTGDNDTSAGERRAAEYVAEKLAEVGVESVLHESARGRANVVARIPGVDPGRGALLVHGHLDVVPADADEWSVHPFSGELRDGYLWGRGAIDMKDFDAMVLAVVRHWQRTGVRPPRDIVLAYTADEEAGGEYGAHFLVDHHSDLLDGCTEAIGEVGGFSYTVNESQRLYLIETAEKGIDWLRLHAKGRPGHGSMVHDDNAVTALAEAVARIGRHRFPVVVTDTVRAFLTEVSDLLGIELDPDDPETAIAKLGPIANIIGATIRNTANPTRLTAGYKDNVIPGRATATIDCRSLPGQSELLERQLRELVGPDIAIEYIQRQPALETTFDGALVEAMSAALRAEDPGARPVPYMLSGGTDAKAFSQLGIRCFGFAPLQLPADLNFSALFHGIDERVPVDGLQFGVRVLDRFLRTC; encoded by the coding sequence ATGACGAGCGATGCCGCCTCCGCCCGACCCGACCCGACCGCAGAGGTCGTGGACCTCTGCCGAGACCTGCTGCGCATCGACACCACCAACACCGGGGACAACGACACCAGCGCCGGCGAGCGCCGCGCGGCCGAGTACGTGGCGGAGAAGCTCGCCGAGGTGGGCGTGGAGTCCGTGCTGCACGAGTCCGCGCGGGGCCGGGCCAACGTGGTGGCCCGCATCCCGGGCGTCGATCCGGGCCGGGGCGCGCTGCTGGTGCACGGGCACCTGGACGTGGTGCCCGCCGACGCCGACGAGTGGTCGGTGCACCCGTTCTCCGGAGAGTTGCGCGACGGCTACCTGTGGGGTCGCGGCGCCATCGACATGAAGGACTTCGACGCGATGGTGCTCGCCGTGGTGCGGCACTGGCAGCGCACCGGCGTGCGCCCGCCGCGCGACATCGTGCTCGCCTACACCGCCGACGAGGAGGCCGGCGGCGAGTACGGGGCGCACTTCCTGGTGGACCACCACAGCGACCTGCTGGACGGCTGCACCGAGGCCATCGGCGAGGTCGGCGGCTTCTCCTACACGGTCAACGAGAGCCAGCGGCTCTACCTGATCGAGACGGCCGAGAAGGGCATCGACTGGTTGCGACTGCACGCCAAGGGCCGCCCCGGGCACGGCTCGATGGTGCACGACGACAACGCGGTCACCGCCCTCGCCGAGGCGGTCGCCCGGATCGGCCGGCACCGCTTCCCGGTGGTGGTCACCGACACCGTGCGGGCCTTCCTCACCGAGGTGTCCGACCTGCTCGGCATCGAGTTGGACCCGGACGACCCGGAGACGGCGATCGCCAAGCTCGGCCCCATCGCCAACATCATCGGCGCGACCATCCGCAACACCGCCAACCCGACCCGGTTGACCGCCGGCTACAAGGACAACGTCATCCCCGGGCGGGCCACCGCCACCATCGACTGCCGCAGCCTGCCGGGCCAGTCGGAGCTGCTGGAGCGCCAGCTGCGCGAGCTGGTCGGCCCGGACATCGCGATCGAGTACATCCAACGGCAACCGGCGCTGGAGACCACCTTCGACGGGGCGCTGGTCGAGGCCATGTCGGCGGCCCTGCGGGCGGAGGACCCGGGGGCCCGGCCGGTACCGTACATGCTCTCCGGCGGCACCGACGCCAAGGCGTTCTCGCAGCTCGGCATCCGCTGCTTCGGTTTCGCACCGCTCCAGCTCCCCGCCGACCTCAACTTCTCCGCGTTGTTCCATGGCATTGACGAGCGCGTTCCGGTGGACGGACTACAGTTCGGCGTGCGGGTTCTCGACCGGTTCCTCCGCACCTGCTAA
- a CDS encoding LysR family transcriptional regulator — MNLELRHLRVVCAIAETGSVTKAASALGLAQPALTAQLQRIERTLGGPLFERDRRGARPTALGELVLARARVLLPAMKGLQDEAARLAGAGGAPPSYRFGGVNSPILGRLVHRLAAAQPPAQITTYASWSVDELAQLVAGGRLDFALTGVCGDATPSGGFGLSWQEVAIDPVLVLLPETHPLAAHDEVRLGDLRHEQWVAAPGDGCFADCFAAACARAGFTPKKVYETDIRGCVDLVDAGVAVALCQATFRPVAGLVTRRLAGTPLRWRLLLGWHPDSPAAEGAELVLEMAKAAYVDSLAPHPAYLAWLPRNPGFGVRQPSGVRPG; from the coding sequence ATGAACCTGGAGCTGCGTCATCTGCGGGTGGTGTGCGCGATCGCGGAGACGGGGAGCGTGACGAAGGCGGCGTCGGCGCTCGGGTTGGCCCAGCCGGCGCTCACCGCCCAGCTCCAACGCATCGAACGGACGCTGGGCGGTCCGCTGTTCGAACGGGACCGTCGCGGGGCCCGGCCCACCGCGCTCGGTGAGCTGGTGCTGGCCCGTGCCCGGGTGCTGCTGCCGGCGATGAAGGGGTTGCAGGACGAGGCCGCCCGACTGGCCGGGGCGGGCGGCGCGCCACCCAGCTACCGCTTCGGCGGGGTGAACAGCCCGATCCTGGGCCGGCTGGTGCACCGGCTGGCGGCCGCGCAGCCACCCGCCCAGATCACTACGTACGCGTCCTGGTCGGTGGACGAGTTGGCGCAGTTGGTGGCCGGAGGGCGGCTGGACTTCGCGCTCACCGGCGTGTGCGGCGACGCCACCCCCTCGGGCGGGTTCGGGTTGAGCTGGCAGGAGGTCGCCATCGACCCGGTGCTGGTGCTGCTGCCGGAGACGCACCCCCTCGCCGCGCACGACGAGGTGCGGCTGGGCGACCTGCGCCACGAGCAGTGGGTCGCCGCGCCGGGCGACGGCTGCTTCGCCGACTGCTTCGCCGCGGCGTGCGCCCGCGCCGGCTTCACCCCGAAGAAGGTGTACGAGACCGACATCCGCGGCTGTGTCGACCTGGTGGACGCCGGGGTGGCGGTGGCGCTGTGCCAGGCGACGTTCCGCCCGGTGGCCGGGTTGGTCACCCGTCGACTCGCCGGCACCCCGTTGCGCTGGCGGCTATTGCTCGGCTGGCATCCGGACTCCCCCGCCGCCGAGGGCGCGGAGCTGGTGCTGGAGATGGCGAAGGCCGCGTACGTGGACTCGTTGGCCCCGCACCCGGCCTACCTGGCCTGGTTGCCCCGCAACCCGGGGTTCGGGGTCCGCCAGCCGAGTGGGGTTCGGCCGGGTTGA
- a CDS encoding DUF5703 family protein yields MDYEYAPLRLPPNVDRLTAAAQLAIQAEFSGWELARVRLYRDGTRQVVLRRRRVNQPQPGLSY; encoded by the coding sequence ATGGACTACGAGTACGCGCCGCTGCGGCTGCCGCCGAACGTCGACCGGTTGACCGCCGCGGCGCAGTTGGCGATCCAGGCGGAGTTCTCCGGTTGGGAGTTGGCCCGGGTACGGCTGTACCGGGACGGCACCCGGCAGGTGGTGCTCCGGCGGCGGCGGGTGAACCAGCCGCAGCCGGGCCTGTCGTACTGA
- a CDS encoding SseB family protein produces the protein MTSPSPTWPEIAARLRDTVARCDRDTDLELSAGPRGIRLLVRREVVWALCPGHDEARLAALGWRRPTDGHIWWYEVPRTPEQVERLGALVARTAAVVLTDEPGALSCRVVSPAAGPARATVATSHAEPAAEPTVAASLAAAAERRDLPGYLGVLAGATVCVPLTGEPTPGADFPWSVVGDPAGGRLLPVFTSPQALGTFSGDGVPFVALPCAELFEDWPDASWGLAVDPGSARAVALAAPALAALLTANVRPG, from the coding sequence GTGACGTCACCGTCGCCGACCTGGCCGGAGATCGCCGCCCGGCTGCGCGACACTGTCGCCCGCTGCGACCGGGACACCGACCTGGAGCTTTCCGCCGGTCCGCGCGGGATCCGCCTGCTGGTGCGCCGCGAGGTGGTGTGGGCGCTCTGCCCCGGCCACGACGAGGCACGCCTGGCCGCGCTCGGCTGGCGGCGCCCCACCGACGGCCACATCTGGTGGTACGAGGTGCCGCGCACCCCGGAGCAGGTGGAGCGGCTGGGTGCGCTGGTGGCCCGTACCGCCGCCGTGGTGTTGACCGACGAGCCCGGCGCGCTGTCCTGCCGGGTGGTGTCACCGGCGGCCGGGCCCGCGCGGGCGACGGTGGCGACGTCGCACGCCGAGCCGGCCGCCGAGCCGACGGTGGCGGCGTCGCTCGCCGCGGCCGCCGAGCGTCGCGACCTGCCCGGTTACCTCGGGGTGTTGGCCGGCGCCACGGTGTGCGTCCCGCTGACCGGGGAGCCGACACCGGGGGCCGACTTTCCGTGGTCGGTGGTTGGCGACCCTGCCGGCGGGCGTCTGCTGCCGGTCTTCACCTCGCCGCAGGCGCTCGGCACGTTCTCCGGGGACGGGGTGCCGTTCGTGGCGCTGCCCTGCGCGGAGCTGTTCGAGGACTGGCCGGACGCGTCGTGGGGGTTGGCCGTCGACCCGGGCAGCGCCCGGGCGGTCGCCCTGGCCGCGCCGGCCCTCGCCGCCCTGTTGACGGCCAACGTCCGACCCGGCTGA
- a CDS encoding hemerythrin domain-containing protein, producing MSAVPLPPLPPAPTPEEGYRPAGRSIADIIDREHRQLLALLTQLSGPDSTPQEGLAVLTAALSRHLSAEEQYLLPAVRAALPAAGDRVDAEIAADAALLAALKGLTDEALTDIAERVRRHVDGVGGLVTELRAVASEEELVRLGNRLEIAEEAAPTRPHPGTPATPPWNRIVEPAVGVVDKVLDAVTRRPTYLEDLPEPPRG from the coding sequence ATGTCCGCCGTTCCCCTGCCGCCGCTGCCGCCCGCGCCCACACCCGAGGAGGGCTACCGGCCGGCCGGTCGCAGCATCGCCGACATCATCGACCGGGAGCACCGGCAACTGCTGGCGTTGCTGACCCAGCTCAGCGGTCCGGACAGCACGCCGCAGGAGGGGTTGGCGGTGCTCACCGCCGCGCTGTCGCGGCACCTGTCCGCCGAGGAGCAGTACCTGCTGCCGGCGGTCCGCGCCGCGTTGCCGGCCGCCGGCGACCGGGTGGATGCCGAGATCGCCGCCGACGCCGCCCTGCTCGCCGCGCTGAAGGGGTTGACCGACGAGGCGCTGACCGACATCGCCGAGCGGGTCCGCCGGCACGTCGACGGGGTGGGTGGGTTGGTCACCGAGCTGCGCGCGGTGGCGAGCGAGGAGGAGCTGGTCCGGCTCGGCAACCGGCTGGAGATCGCCGAGGAGGCGGCGCCCACCCGCCCGCATCCGGGCACCCCGGCCACCCCGCCGTGGAACCGGATCGTCGAGCCGGCGGTCGGGGTGGTGGACAAGGTGCTCGACGCGGTGACCCGGCGGCCGACGTACCTGGAGGACCTGCCGGAGCCGCCGCGCGGGTGA